In the Paenibacillus sp. FSL R7-0337 genome, CACTAATGTACCCAGCTTATGAATCCATTCCTCGTCGGAAGGCAGCAAAATGTCCTTATGCATCAGGGATAATTTCTGCTTCCGGCTTTTTGTGCTGTAAGAAGCGATGTACGCGCTAAGAATCAGCTGGCGGTGCGTCAGTCCGCGGATGGGTGAATTCATGAGCCAGTAGTGGGTGTGCCGCTTAGATTGATAATAGTTAATGTTGGAGCCTGTCCGGTGCAGCATAATCGCCACATAGACCAGCATCTCCTGCTCCTCCCGGTCCCCTTCCCGCTCAAAGGCCCCCAGCAGGCTCAGCGCCAGCTTGTTGATATGGTCGAGATGCCGCTTAGAGGTACGGATATCGAAGCGGATAATCGTATCCAGGCTGTATTCCAGCGCGCTGTCACGCACCGGCTGCTCGGGCTCCAGCAGATCATGCAGCATGCCCTCACGCAGGCCTTCCCCGCTGATCAGCGCCTGGCTGGCACCAATGTAATGATAGACGGTATGGAAAATAATCAGCCCGGACACGATGATATCCGCCCGGCTTTTGGACAGCCCGTCCAGGTCCTTACGCTTCTCAAAGGGGGTAACAGGCAGAACCTCCATGAACCGTTCGATCGTCTCGTTCTCCAGAACATAGCCATGGGAATTAGGCAGCGAATAATCGCGGTTCCGCTGATCGAGCTTCGCCAGTGAGCGAAGTGTTCCTCCCAGCCCGTATAGCGGAAGTCCGGTGCCCGTCGATAGCCAGTCATGCTCCACCAGCCTGCCGGTTACGTATAATTGCAGCTTGCGGATCTGCTCCGCATTCCAGTTGCCGCCCTGGCTGAACATCTGATTCGTGTTGACCGCACCGAACGGGAACGAGATACTCTGCTGATAACGCCGTCCTCGAAATAAGGTAACCTCGGTACTCCCTCCGCCGATATCAATCACGAAGCCGTCCTGGACGTCAAAAGCATTGATCACCCCAAGGAAGCCGAAATATGCTTCCTGATATCCGCTGACCACTTCAATCGGAATGGACGAAGCCTCGGACAGATAGCTGATGATCTCCGCAGAGTTAGCTGCATTACGGATGGCGGCGGTGGCGCCTGCACGGATTCTCTCTACTTCAAAATCATCGCAAATCTCCTTGAACTGCTGAAGAACAGGTATGATTGTATTCATATCCTTCTTCTCCAGCCGGCCTTCCTTCGTAATCTTCTCGCTCAAACGGGCAGAGTACTTACATTCCTTGATGATTTTGTAGCCGCCTGCCTGTGTCGTGTCATAAATTACAAGTCGTATGGAGTTGGAACCAATATCAATAATGCCGATCCGGCAAAGATCATCTCTCATCTGTATGTACTCCTTTTCAAGTAGATTGATCATTTGTATACTATATCAAACATTGTACACTACGCCAAAATAAAATAACCCCATGCGGTGGGGTTATTAGCCGGCTTTCTATAATACCTTGCTGAGAAAATCACGCGTGCGGGCATGCTTGGGATGACCGAACACCTCTGCCGGTGTCCCTTGCTCCACAACCACTCCGCCGTCCATGAACAGGATACGGTCCCCCACTTCACGGGCGAAGCCCATTTCGTGCGTTACAATCACCATAGTCATGCCGTTCACTGCCAGCTGCTTCATAACCTCCAGCACTTCACCGACCATCTCCGGGTCCAGCGCCGAGGTTGGCTCGTCGAACAGCATAACATGCGGCTGCATAGCCAGCGCCCGGGCGATTGCGATCCGCTGCTTCTGTCCGCCGGAGAGCTGGGCCGGATAAGCATCGCGCTTATCCTCAAGGCCTACCGTACGCAGCAGCTCCATCGCAAACTTCTCTGCCTCTGCAGCCTGCTGCTTCTTCACCTTGAGCGGGGCGAGCATAATGTTCTGCAGCACGGATTTGTGCGGGAACAGGTTGAACTGCTGGAACACCATGCCCATTTTCTCGCGGGTCACGTTGATGTCATGGCGCTTCGCGGTAATGGATTGACCCTCGAAGCTGATCTCGCCGCCCGTAGGCTGCTCCAGCAGGTTCAGACAGCGCAGAAAGGTGCTTTTGCCCGATCCGCTGGGGCC is a window encoding:
- a CDS encoding Ppx/GppA phosphatase family protein, with translation MRDDLCRIGIIDIGSNSIRLVIYDTTQAGGYKIIKECKYSARLSEKITKEGRLEKKDMNTIIPVLQQFKEICDDFEVERIRAGATAAIRNAANSAEIISYLSEASSIPIEVVSGYQEAYFGFLGVINAFDVQDGFVIDIGGGSTEVTLFRGRRYQQSISFPFGAVNTNQMFSQGGNWNAEQIRKLQLYVTGRLVEHDWLSTGTGLPLYGLGGTLRSLAKLDQRNRDYSLPNSHGYVLENETIERFMEVLPVTPFEKRKDLDGLSKSRADIIVSGLIIFHTVYHYIGASQALISGEGLREGMLHDLLEPEQPVRDSALEYSLDTIIRFDIRTSKRHLDHINKLALSLLGAFEREGDREEQEMLVYVAIMLHRTGSNINYYQSKRHTHYWLMNSPIRGLTHRQLILSAYIASYSTKSRKQKLSLMHKDILLPSDEEWIHKLGTLVQLSIALDSTEIGIVSGLKSRLHNHTLDLELQGGQVLIGLEDIENALKTFRNAWSVKVKLGFPSSG
- a CDS encoding amino acid ABC transporter ATP-binding protein: MIEVKNLRKSFGKLEILKGIDLNIHKGEVVVVIGPSGSGKSTFLRCLNLLEQPTGGEISFEGQSITAKRHDINVTREKMGMVFQQFNLFPHKSVLQNIMLAPLKVKKQQAAEAEKFAMELLRTVGLEDKRDAYPAQLSGGQKQRIAIARALAMQPHVMLFDEPTSALDPEMVGEVLEVMKQLAVNGMTMVIVTHEMGFAREVGDRILFMDGGVVVEQGTPAEVFGHPKHARTRDFLSKVL